Proteins encoded in a region of the Orcinus orca chromosome X, mOrcOrc1.1, whole genome shotgun sequence genome:
- the TRPC5OS gene encoding putative uncharacterized protein TRPC5OS, with the protein MESVSTPVLVGGLVDCVAQLVRIAEELLRLISQEPVPCEEQDDRAEQIETDAPLSEEASLPDLADLPDLESILTQREDEDLTFDTDQPMLDTELYEEALSSINNDLSR; encoded by the coding sequence ATGGAGTCTGTGTCAACCCCTGTACTAGTTGGTGGACTTGTTGATTGTGTAGCCCAGTTAGTTAGAATAGCTGAAGAGCTTCTACGGTTGATTTCACAAGAACCAGTTCCTTGTGAAGAGCAAGATGACAGAGCAGAACAGATAGAAACAGATGCACCTCTTTCCGAGGAAGCTTCACTACCAGACCTTGCTGATCTCCCAGACTTAGAATCGATACTTACACAAAGAGAAGACGAAGACTTAACCTTTGATACAGATCAACCTATGTTAGACACAGAATTATATGAAGAAGCACTCTCTAGTATTAACAATGACTTAAGTAGATAA